TGCTGCGGACGCAGCACCCATCAGTTGGAAAGGTGCGATTTTGGCGATAAAAAATCCGCCGCTGCGATTGAAGCAGGAAAGCGGAGCATTTTCGTCAAATGTGTGATGTTGAGCAAACATCGTGCTGCGAAATGTTTGAGTTCGTTTCGACAGCTCGCGCAGTATAGCAGCATTCACGACCTTTGTCAAATTGCACGAACCTGATCCACGAAGGCCACGTTTTTAGCCACGAATTACACGAATTCTGCTACTGTGCTAAATAGCTGAATCTTGACAACTGGCCGCTGAACCCTGACCGCTGGCCTCTCGCCGTCCTCTGCGCTTCGGCATTAAAACCTAATCGCTTGTCACGATTAGCCACGCCACCATTCAGTTAAATCTTTGGGATGGCTAGGCTCAACTGGTTGGCCTAGTTGCGGGGTCAAAATAGTGATTGAGCTAGTTTGGGCAGCTTTCAGCAAACGCTCAATTGGCTCGTCCCAAGCATGCAGCGAAAGGCAGTATGCGCCCCAATGCACAGGCAACATGGTGCGAGCTTGCAACATTTCGGCGGCTTGTAAAGCCTCTTCGGGTTGCATATGCACGCCCGGCCAAGCAACATCGTATTGAGCCATTTCGAGCGTCGCCAGCTCAAACGGGCCATAACGTTGACCAATATCCTGAAATCCTGCGAACATGCCACTATCGCAGCCCACATAAATCCGTGAATTTTGGCTCATCACTACCCACGAAGCCCAAAGCGTGCTATTGCGCTTAAGGCCACGCCCCGAGAAATGTTGGGCTGGCACGGCGGCAATCGTCAAACCAAATTCGGCCAAATGCAGTTCTTCCCACCAATCGAGTTCGTGGATACGGCTGCTCGTAATGCCCCAGCGTTCGAGATGGTCGCCAACACCCAAGGCGGTAACGAAGGGCATCGACCCACGCGCTAGCCAGCGAATCGTTTGCTTATCGAGATGATCGTAATGGTCGTGCGAAAGTAACACTAAATCGATTGTTGGCAGTTGCTCCAGCGCAATCGGTGCAGTTTGAAAGCGCTGCGGCCCGATGCCCTGCACTGGCGAT
The genomic region above belongs to Herpetosiphon gulosus and contains:
- a CDS encoding MBL fold metallo-hydrolase, with translation MRSRQQRILASPYYRNNQFQNLHPTAMLQANSMVSTLRRQLFGKEQRRPSKPLPSAWPGQSFHQTPPASGLRVTWLGHSTLLIEFAGITILTDPVWAKHLSPVQGIGPQRFQTAPIALEQLPTIDLVLLSHDHYDHLDKQTIRWLARGSMPFVTALGVGDHLERWGITSSRIHELDWWEELHLAEFGLTIAAVPAQHFSGRGLKRNSTLWASWVVMSQNSRIYVGCDSGMFAGFQDIGQRYGPFELATLEMAQYDVAWPGVHMQPEEALQAAEMLQARTMLPVHWGAYCLSLHAWDEPIERLLKAAQTSSITILTPQLGQPVEPSHPKDLTEWWRG